In Amycolatopsis jiangsuensis, the following proteins share a genomic window:
- the typA gene encoding translational GTPase TypA — translation MPAASATAVEPGRASGKTRPDLRNVAIVAHVDHGKTTLVDAMLRQSGAFAERAEVVDRVLDSGELEREKGITILAKNTSIHRQTADGAITINVIDTPGHADFGGEVERGLAMVDGVVLLVDASEGPLPQTRFVLRKTLEAGLPVILVVNKVDRPDARIAEVVEETHDLLLDLASDIEDADHDAILDLPVVYASARAGKASLEQPADGGLPESENLDPLFDTLLTHVPPPTADPDAPLQALVTNLDASNFLGRIALIRIHAGKLRKGQTVAWMRENGTVANVRISELLVTEALTRVPATEASAGDLVAIAGIPEITIGDTLADAESPVALPRITVDEPAISMTIGVNSSPLAGRGGGDKLTARLVKSRLDAELVGNVSIRVLPTERPDTWEVQGRGELALAILVEQMRREGFELTVGKPQVVLRTIEGKLHEPFERLYIDSPEEHLGSITQLLAARKGRMEDMSGNGSGRIKLVYVLPSRGLISFRTDFLTETRGTGIANHVFEGYFPWAGEIRTRHTGSLVADRSGPITGYAMIQLADRGTFFVEPGAEVYEGMVVGENPRMEDLDINITKEKKLTNMRTSAGDELERLARPRKLSLEEALEFCASDECVEVAPEAVRVRKVTLDISTRAKERSRAKSRENG, via the coding sequence GTGCCCGCAGCAAGCGCCACCGCGGTCGAACCCGGCCGCGCGTCCGGCAAGACCCGGCCCGACCTGCGCAACGTCGCGATCGTAGCCCACGTCGACCACGGCAAGACCACACTGGTCGACGCCATGCTCCGGCAGTCCGGCGCGTTCGCCGAGCGGGCCGAGGTCGTCGACCGCGTGCTGGATTCCGGTGAGCTCGAGCGGGAAAAGGGCATCACCATCCTCGCCAAGAACACCTCCATCCACCGCCAGACCGCCGACGGCGCGATCACCATCAACGTGATCGACACCCCCGGCCACGCCGACTTCGGTGGCGAGGTCGAGCGCGGCCTCGCCATGGTCGACGGCGTGGTGCTGCTGGTGGACGCCAGCGAGGGCCCGCTGCCGCAGACCCGCTTCGTGCTGCGCAAGACGCTCGAGGCCGGGCTGCCGGTGATCCTCGTGGTGAACAAGGTGGACCGCCCGGACGCGCGGATCGCCGAGGTCGTCGAGGAGACCCACGACCTGCTGCTCGACCTCGCGAGCGACATCGAGGACGCCGACCACGACGCGATCCTCGACCTGCCGGTGGTCTACGCCTCCGCGCGCGCCGGCAAGGCGAGCCTGGAGCAGCCCGCGGACGGCGGGCTGCCCGAGAGCGAGAACCTCGACCCGCTGTTCGACACGCTGCTCACCCACGTGCCGCCGCCCACCGCGGACCCGGACGCCCCGCTGCAGGCACTGGTCACCAACCTCGACGCGTCCAACTTCCTCGGCCGCATCGCGCTGATCCGCATCCACGCCGGCAAGCTGCGCAAGGGCCAGACGGTGGCCTGGATGCGGGAGAACGGCACGGTGGCCAACGTGCGCATCTCCGAGCTGCTCGTCACCGAGGCGCTCACCCGGGTGCCGGCCACCGAGGCCAGCGCGGGTGACCTCGTCGCCATCGCGGGCATCCCGGAGATCACCATCGGCGACACGCTGGCCGACGCGGAGAGCCCGGTCGCGCTGCCGCGGATCACCGTGGACGAGCCGGCCATCTCGATGACCATCGGCGTGAACTCCTCGCCGCTGGCCGGCCGGGGCGGCGGCGACAAGCTCACCGCACGGCTGGTCAAGTCCCGCCTCGACGCCGAGCTGGTCGGCAACGTGTCGATCCGGGTGCTGCCCACCGAACGTCCGGACACCTGGGAGGTGCAGGGCCGCGGCGAGCTGGCGCTGGCCATCCTGGTCGAGCAGATGCGCCGCGAGGGCTTCGAGCTCACGGTCGGCAAACCGCAGGTGGTGCTGCGCACGATCGAGGGCAAGCTGCACGAGCCGTTCGAGCGGCTCTACATCGATTCGCCCGAGGAACACCTCGGCTCGATCACCCAGCTGCTCGCCGCGCGCAAGGGCCGCATGGAGGACATGAGCGGCAACGGCAGCGGCCGGATCAAGCTGGTCTACGTGCTGCCCTCGCGCGGCCTGATCAGCTTCCGCACCGACTTCCTCACCGAAACGCGCGGCACCGGCATCGCGAACCACGTGTTCGAGGGCTACTTCCCGTGGGCGGGCGAGATCCGCACCCGGCACACCGGTTCACTGGTGGCCGACCGCTCCGGCCCGATCACCGGCTACGCGATGATCCAGCTGGCCGACCGCGGCACGTTCTTCGTGGAGCCGGGTGCCGAGGTGTACGAGGGCATGGTCGTGGGCGAGAACCCGCGCATGGAGGACCTCGACATCAACATCACCAAGGAGAAGAAGCTCACCAACATGCGCACCTCCGCGGGTGACGAGCTGGAGCGGCTGGCCCGCCCGCGCAAGCTCAGCCTGGAGGAGGCGCTGGAGTTCTGCGCCAGCGACGAGTGCGTCGAGGTGGCGCCGGAGGCGGTGCGCGTCCGCAAGGTCACGCTCGACATCTCGACCCGCGCCAAGGAGCGTTCCCGCGCCAAGAGCCGCGAGAACGGCTGA
- a CDS encoding ABC transporter family substrate-binding protein — MRLRRRAAPVLALAGVLLAACSNTPPPPVVTSTPPPSPTTDPAAASQIVVGVDDVVGGYNPHTIADSSTITSALSQLLLPSVFRQSDDGTRTLDKTLMNSAEVVSQTPFTVRYEIRPDASWSDGAPIATEDFIYLANAMKSEPGVREPAGYRLISDIEPRDGGKGVEVTFSKPYPAWQTLFDDLLPQHLLKDAPGGWQTALASSFPAVAGPFAIKSLDTARGEVILQRNDRYWEKPAAVDTLALRRSDPSGIATALRSGNDQFSLTHPDSTGLQLLNELGPAVQLHTLPRPLTASVLLRPVSATLSDPQVRAGVAALLNRAELISAGTKGGPSATLKADAQVLPPSAKDYAATIPAGPPAAPDPATADKYFTAAGYKKEAGVWRKNGKTLSLVLASPAGQEPYTAIAKELSAELIAEGIEVNTITPQPRDLFSSMLAMPVVNGQQQAGPDANGNVGVDIAVAGLPVGGDPATVLASTFGCAPGQSTTDKTKPVVPANPTGLCDESLQATIDSALTGSATLADSLKTLEPQLWSANAVIPLFQDAETLAVGKGISGLTPGPPMQGPFGTAVNWTRGASTDPTSSTTPTG; from the coding sequence GTGCGATTGCGACGCCGGGCGGCGCCGGTGCTGGCACTGGCGGGGGTGCTGCTCGCCGCGTGCTCGAACACGCCGCCACCCCCGGTGGTCACCTCCACGCCCCCGCCGAGCCCCACCACCGACCCGGCCGCCGCGTCGCAGATCGTGGTCGGGGTGGACGACGTGGTCGGCGGCTACAACCCGCACACCATCGCGGATTCCTCCACCATCACCTCGGCGCTGTCCCAGCTGCTGCTGCCCTCGGTGTTCCGGCAGTCCGACGACGGCACCCGCACGCTCGACAAGACCCTGATGAACTCGGCCGAGGTGGTCTCCCAGACGCCGTTCACCGTCCGGTACGAGATCCGCCCGGACGCATCCTGGTCCGACGGGGCCCCGATCGCCACCGAGGACTTCATCTACCTGGCCAACGCCATGAAGAGTGAGCCGGGTGTCCGGGAACCGGCCGGCTACCGGCTGATCTCCGACATCGAACCCCGCGACGGCGGAAAGGGCGTCGAGGTCACCTTCAGCAAGCCGTATCCGGCCTGGCAGACGTTGTTCGACGACCTGCTGCCGCAGCACCTGCTCAAGGACGCTCCTGGCGGCTGGCAGACCGCGCTCGCGTCGAGTTTCCCCGCGGTGGCCGGGCCGTTCGCGATCAAGAGCCTGGACACCGCGCGCGGCGAGGTGATCCTGCAGCGCAACGACCGGTACTGGGAGAAGCCGGCCGCGGTCGACACGCTGGCCCTGCGCCGGTCGGATCCGTCCGGGATCGCCACCGCGTTGCGCAGCGGCAACGACCAGTTCTCGCTCACCCATCCCGATTCCACCGGCCTGCAGCTGCTCAACGAGCTGGGTCCCGCGGTTCAGCTGCACACGCTGCCGCGGCCGCTCACCGCGTCGGTGCTGTTGCGGCCGGTCAGCGCGACGCTGTCCGATCCGCAGGTCCGTGCCGGGGTGGCCGCGCTGCTGAACCGTGCCGAGCTGATCAGCGCCGGTACGAAGGGCGGCCCGTCCGCCACGCTGAAGGCGGACGCACAGGTGCTGCCGCCGTCGGCGAAGGACTATGCGGCCACCATCCCGGCCGGTCCGCCCGCCGCGCCGGATCCGGCGACCGCGGACAAGTACTTCACCGCCGCCGGGTACAAGAAGGAAGCCGGCGTGTGGCGCAAGAACGGCAAGACGCTGTCGCTGGTGCTGGCGTCACCGGCCGGTCAGGAGCCCTACACCGCCATCGCGAAGGAACTGTCCGCCGAACTGATCGCCGAGGGGATCGAGGTCAACACGATCACCCCGCAGCCGCGTGACCTGTTCTCGTCGATGCTGGCGATGCCGGTGGTCAACGGACAGCAGCAGGCAGGTCCGGACGCGAACGGCAACGTGGGCGTGGACATCGCGGTGGCCGGCCTGCCGGTCGGCGGCGATCCGGCGACCGTGCTGGCGTCCACCTTCGGCTGCGCACCGGGACAGTCCACAACGGACAAGACGAAACCGGTGGTGCCGGCCAACCCGACCGGGCTGTGTGACGAGAGCCTGCAGGCCACCATCGATTCGGCGCTCACCGGCTCGGCGACGCTGGCCGATTCGCTGAAGACGCTGGAACCCCAGCTGTGGTCGGCGAACGCGGTCATCCCGCTCTTCCAGGACGCCGAAACACTGGCGGTGGGCAAGGGCATCTCCGGCCTCACGCCGGGGCCGCCGATGCAGGGTCCGTTCGGCACCGCCGTGAACTGGACCCGCGGCGCCTCCACCGACCCCACCAGCTCCACCACGCCCACCGGCTGA
- a CDS encoding ABC transporter ATP-binding protein, whose amino-acid sequence MSEATAVATPVLSAQNLVKHFPIRGGGILRRNAGAVQAVSDVSFDIYENETLALVGESGCGKSTTARVALALQPLTGGTVSYEGRDLASMSKRELQRLRRDMQIVFQDPYASVDPRLPVNEIIAEPLRIHGLYADGGRQQVRDLMHTVGLRPEHGNRFPHEFSGGQRQRIGIARALALKPKVLVLDEPVSALDVSIQAGVLNLLKDLQAELGLSYLFVSHDLSVVRHVADRIAVMYLGKIVETAPSEELFTNAAHPYTQALISAIPVPDPRKERTRQRIVITGDVPSPANPPSGCRFRTRCPKFANELDDAGREKCTTQEPELLDRGQAHPVACHFAESLQLI is encoded by the coding sequence ATGAGCGAGGCGACGGCGGTGGCCACTCCCGTCCTTTCCGCGCAGAACCTGGTCAAGCACTTCCCGATCCGCGGCGGCGGGATCCTGCGCCGCAACGCGGGCGCGGTGCAGGCGGTGTCGGACGTGTCGTTCGACATCTACGAGAACGAAACCCTCGCGCTCGTGGGCGAATCCGGCTGTGGCAAGTCGACCACCGCACGGGTGGCGCTGGCCCTGCAGCCGCTCACCGGCGGCACGGTCAGCTACGAGGGCCGCGACCTGGCGAGCATGTCCAAGCGGGAGCTGCAGCGGCTGCGCCGCGACATGCAGATCGTGTTCCAGGACCCGTACGCCTCGGTGGACCCGCGGCTGCCGGTGAACGAGATCATCGCCGAACCGCTGCGCATCCACGGTCTCTACGCCGACGGTGGCCGCCAGCAGGTGCGGGACCTGATGCACACCGTGGGCCTGCGTCCCGAGCACGGCAACCGGTTCCCGCACGAGTTCTCCGGCGGCCAGCGCCAGCGCATCGGCATCGCCCGTGCGCTCGCGCTCAAGCCGAAGGTGCTGGTGCTCGACGAGCCGGTGTCCGCACTGGACGTCTCGATCCAGGCGGGCGTGCTCAACCTGCTCAAGGACCTGCAGGCCGAGCTGGGCCTGTCGTACCTGTTCGTGTCGCACGACCTGTCGGTGGTGCGACACGTGGCCGACCGCATCGCGGTGATGTACCTGGGCAAGATCGTGGAGACCGCCCCGTCGGAGGAGCTGTTCACGAACGCGGCGCATCCCTACACCCAGGCGCTGATCTCGGCGATCCCGGTGCCGGACCCGCGCAAGGAACGCACCCGCCAGCGCATCGTGATCACCGGTGACGTGCCCAGCCCGGCGAACCCGCCGTCCGGCTGCCGCTTCCGCACCCGGTGCCCGAAGTTCGCGAACGAACTCGACGACGCGGGCCGCGAGAAGTGCACCACGCAGGAGCCGGAACTCCTCGACCGCGGACAGGCACACCCGGTCGCCTGTCACTTCGCCGAAAGCCTGCAGCTGATCTGA
- a CDS encoding ABC transporter ATP-binding protein, whose amino-acid sequence MTTEHTGDPVLVVEDLTVQFPTGEGVVNAVRGVNYQLRRGEVLGIVGESGSGKSVTSLAVMGLLPRTAKVSGSIRFGGTELLKASEKDLNKVRGKGIAMVFQDPMTSLNPVYTVGDQIAEAITAHHDVRKDVAKKQAVELLDLVRIPNPQQRANEYPHQLSGGMRQRVVIAIAMANNPDVIIADEPTTALDVTVQAQILEALQAAQKETGAAMVLITHDLGVIAGQADRVHVMYAGKVVESGTVDDIFYTPRMPYTLGLLGSLPRLDVKTERLTPITGSPPATTNMPPGCPFSPRCPLSQDLCDQEEPPLVEVSGGQKAACHFTEQVAGKDPAELFSATSVDTDDVAPTADAATDTETNR is encoded by the coding sequence ATGACGACCGAGCACACAGGCGACCCGGTCCTCGTGGTGGAGGACCTGACCGTGCAGTTCCCGACCGGAGAGGGCGTGGTCAACGCCGTCCGCGGGGTGAACTACCAGCTGCGGCGCGGCGAGGTACTGGGCATCGTCGGGGAATCCGGTTCCGGCAAGTCGGTGACCTCGCTGGCGGTGATGGGCCTGCTGCCGCGCACCGCCAAGGTGTCCGGCTCGATCCGCTTCGGCGGCACGGAACTGCTGAAGGCGAGCGAGAAGGACCTCAACAAGGTCCGCGGCAAGGGCATCGCGATGGTCTTCCAGGACCCGATGACCTCGCTGAACCCGGTGTACACCGTGGGCGACCAGATCGCCGAAGCGATCACCGCGCACCACGACGTGCGCAAGGACGTGGCGAAGAAGCAGGCGGTGGAGCTGCTCGACCTGGTGCGCATCCCGAACCCGCAGCAGCGGGCGAACGAGTACCCGCACCAGCTTTCCGGCGGGATGCGCCAGCGGGTGGTGATCGCGATCGCGATGGCCAACAACCCGGACGTGATCATCGCGGACGAGCCGACCACCGCGCTGGACGTGACGGTGCAGGCGCAGATCCTGGAAGCACTGCAGGCCGCGCAGAAGGAGACCGGCGCCGCGATGGTGCTGATCACCCACGACCTCGGTGTGATCGCCGGGCAGGCCGACCGGGTGCACGTGATGTACGCGGGCAAGGTGGTCGAGTCCGGCACGGTGGACGACATCTTCTACACCCCGCGGATGCCCTACACCCTCGGTCTGCTGGGCAGCCTGCCGCGGCTGGACGTGAAGACCGAGCGGCTCACGCCGATCACCGGTTCGCCGCCCGCGACCACGAACATGCCGCCGGGCTGCCCGTTCAGCCCGCGCTGCCCGCTGTCGCAGGACCTCTGCGACCAGGAGGAGCCGCCACTGGTCGAGGTCTCCGGTGGGCAGAAGGCGGCATGCCACTTCACCGAGCAGGTCGCCGGCAAGGACCCGGCCGAACTGTTCAGCGCCACCTCGGTCGACACGGACGACGTGGCCCCCACCGCCGACGCAGCGACCGACACGGAGACGAACCGATGA
- a CDS encoding ABC transporter permease, with product MPDSTPTAMGGSRFSPDDPQTPSGAPEREFTVKERSQAQLVFRRFLQHRLAMISLVVFVLVVLFAYVGGALWKYGSDSITPDNSAAPSGDHPFGTDAVGHDTLAQVMRGTQISLQISVLVALFATIVGTIWGSVAGYYRGWVDTLLMRISDLVLTLPLLAVAAVLAHQSGGTWWLIAVVIAGLYWAYVSRVARGVVLSLREKEFVEASKALGASDARIIFRHLVPNALGAIIVNLTILVSIGILLETALSFLGFGVQVPDTSLGLLVSTAQTAVDTRPWLFYFPGIFIILIALTINFIGDGLRDAFDPQQTKVRA from the coding sequence ATGCCTGACTCGACTCCCACCGCCATGGGCGGCTCCCGTTTCTCCCCGGACGACCCGCAGACCCCCAGCGGCGCGCCGGAGCGCGAGTTCACCGTCAAGGAACGCAGCCAGGCACAGCTGGTCTTCCGGCGGTTCCTGCAGCACCGACTGGCGATGATCAGCCTCGTCGTGTTCGTCCTGGTCGTGCTCTTCGCCTACGTCGGCGGGGCACTGTGGAAGTACGGCTCGGACAGCATCACCCCGGACAACTCGGCCGCCCCCTCGGGCGACCATCCCTTCGGCACGGACGCGGTCGGCCACGACACGCTCGCCCAGGTGATGCGCGGAACGCAGATCTCGCTGCAGATCTCCGTGCTGGTCGCGCTGTTCGCCACCATCGTGGGCACCATCTGGGGCTCGGTGGCCGGCTACTACCGCGGCTGGGTCGACACGCTCCTGATGCGCATCTCCGACCTGGTGCTCACCCTGCCGCTGCTCGCGGTGGCCGCGGTGCTGGCGCACCAGTCCGGCGGCACCTGGTGGCTGATCGCGGTGGTCATCGCGGGCCTGTACTGGGCCTACGTGTCCCGCGTCGCCCGCGGTGTGGTGCTTTCCCTGCGGGAGAAGGAGTTCGTCGAGGCGTCCAAGGCGCTCGGCGCGAGTGACGCGCGGATCATCTTCCGCCACCTGGTGCCCAACGCACTCGGCGCGATCATCGTCAACCTGACGATCCTGGTGTCGATCGGCATCCTGCTGGAGACCGCGCTGTCGTTCCTCGGCTTCGGCGTGCAGGTGCCGGACACCTCGCTCGGCCTGCTCGTCTCCACCGCGCAGACGGCGGTCGACACCCGCCCGTGGCTGTTCTACTTCCCGGGCATTTTCATCATCCTGATCGCGCTGACGATCAACTTCATCGGGGACGGCCTGCGGGACGCGTTCGACCCCCAGCAGACGAAGGTGCGCGCATGA